The genomic DNA TTTCAAAAAATACCTAACTATACGAAATACATTTTCAGTAATGTGTTTTTCTTATTTCTATACATTTTTCTTTTTAGAATTATTTTTTATTTCTTTTTTGCAAAACTAGAAGATGCTTCTACCCAAGAAATCAGCAATGCATTCCTGTTGGGTGCTCGATTTGACCTAAAGCTAGCCGTCCTAATTATTCTACCCCTAGCTTTCCTTATTTTTATTATTAACTATCGCTTCTTTAAACATTCTTTTTATGAAAAAGCAAGCAATATATACCTTACACTAGCTTATATAACCATTACATTATTTTATGTTTTCGATTTTGGATACTACGATTATTTAGACATACGCTTGGATGCTTCCAGCTTAAGGTTTCTAAGCAACTTTAAAATATCTTCTCAAGTTTTATTGGAAAGCTACCCTGTATTCAAAGGACTATTCCTTCTTGCTTTGCTAAGTTTTGCTTTCTATAAATTTTCTCAATGGATTTATAAAAAGTTTTCAAATCATCATGAAAGCAACTCCCAAAAAGCAAAAGCCTTCTTTATTATAATTCCTTTATTATTACTAGCTTTTGGTATTTACAACAGTATTACACATTACCCTTTACGTTGGAGTCAGGCTTTCTTTTCTAAAAATAATCACGTAAACCAATTTTCTTTAAATCCTATTTTATACTTTTTTGATAGTTTTAAGTTTAGAAGTGAAAGTTTCGATTTAAATAAAACAAAGCAATTTTACCCTGTAATTGCAAAACAATTAAACCTACCTAAAGACACCCTTTTATTTGAGCGTAAATTCTTAAAGAAGTCAGAAATACAAACACAACCTAATATTGTTATTGTAATGCTTGAATCTGTTGGAGTAGTCCCTATGAGCTATTACAACAACCCTATTCTAACCACCCCAAAAATGGATAGCATCATTAAAAAAAGTATCAATTTTAGTAATTTTTTCGTTCATAAGGCAGGAACTGCTGGGAGCGTATTTGCTAGTATTACTGGGTTGCCTGATATCGATGGAGTTAGAACTGCTTCTAGAAATCCGATGATTATCGATCAACGCATTATTTTCGATCAATTTAACAATTACGAGAAGCTTTACTTCTTAGGAGGAAGCGCTAATTGGGCTAATATTAGAGGGGTATTCCAATCAAACATAACTAATTTAAAGATATTTGAAGAAGGTAGTTACGCAACAGAAAATCGCGCCGACGTATGGGGTATTGATGATTACGAATTGTTTAAGGAATCTAACAAAGAATTGGAGAAGATACACAAAAAAGGAAAACCTTTTATTGCTTATATCCAAACAGCCACTAACCATATGCCATTTACAGTTCCTGAAAAAAAAGAAACATTCACCCCACTTAGCAATAAAGACATTAGTAGTAAAGAATTAAAGAAAGCTGGGTTTGATGGTATTGAAAGATTGAATGCTTTGCGCTATTTAGATTTCAATGTTGCTAAATTCTTAACAAGGGCACAGCAGTCAGGATACTACGATAATACTATATTTTTATTTTTCGGAGACCACAATACCTCCATGAGAAAGACAAATTCTTTTGCCAAAGAGTTTGACTTCGACAACATACAATTGCATCATGTACCTTTTTTCATACACGCTCCTAAATATTTGAAACCACAAACTATTTCAAGATATACTAAATTAGTAGATATTATGCCTACAGCAGCTGGATTAGCTAATATTAATTACACCAACTACACACTAGGTTCTAATGTATTAGACAGTACCAGTATGAACGGCTCTTTTGCTTTTTTATATAAAAGTATAAAGGGTGAACCTGGAGTAGCTATTTTAAAAGACAGCTTATATTATACCAAAGCCACTGTTAGCAATACCACTAGTTTGTACAACTTAAACAGTAAAAGTTTCATTGACATAAAGCAGAAACACCCTATAATAGCACAACAACTGGATAGCCTCATTAATGGCTTTTACCACGGCACTAAATATTTGTATTATAATAATAAAAAAACTAAATAGTTTTTAGTTTTTTATCAATAAGAAATAATGCTACTTTATAGAAAATAACCCCTATTAACAAACCATTAATTGCTCCACAAAAAATATCAACTGGAAAATGAACCCCTAAGTATATTCTACTATAAGCAAATATCAATGGAAAAAAAACTAAAAATTTAATTTTCGCATACCTCTTTTTTAATAATAATATAATAAATACACTAAAAGCCGTAGAGGTTGTGGCATGGCCAGAAGTAAAACTAAAACTTTGTGGGTTTATTAGTTTAGGACGCAATAAATGATTAATAGTAATATCATTATTAGGTCTCAAACGCTCAAAAACCCCTCTTATAAAATTCGTGTATTGATCAGAAAATGCTACCATTATTATTAACACTAATAAAAGCATTCCTCCCTTTTTCCAGCCAAAAGCTTTAAATATAAGATATATTATAAAAGCAAACAATGGAATCCAGTTAAACTGATTGGTTATAAACAACCAAAAAGCATCCCATTGCTCACTTCCTAAGTTATTTAGATAAATTAATAACTCTCGATCTCTTTGTAATAAATTTTCTATCAAAATTATTTCCCTACTTTTAATATTTCTATCTCAAAAATAAGATCTGAGCTTGGAGGTATTGGTCCTGCTCCTCTTTTACCATACCCTAAATAATCTGGTATAAATAAACGAGCTTTCTCTCCTTCTCTCATCATTTTAACTCCCTCTTTCCAACCTGCAATCATTCCCATTGCATCAATAGTAAAAGTAAATGGAGCTCCTTTATCAATTGTTGAATCTATCTTCTTTCCTTCAGCTGTATATAATGTATAGTTTACCGTTGTTGCCTGTGCTGGATTCACTTTTTTACCTTTTCCTTCTTGAATTTGTAAGAATCGTAAACCTGAATCTGTTTTCGTAGCCTTAGATATTCCCATTTTCTCCTGAAATTTCTTTTTCAACTCCTCCAACTTCTTTTGTCTTTCTTTCTCTTTTTCTTCTACATTTAACAACTCTTCTTCAAAAACTTTAGCAGCATCAAATTTCTTTGCTTCTTTACCTATTCTTATAATATGGATATGTTCTATTCTATCATTTTGCTGAATACTATCAACCACCATTTGCCCTGATGTAACCTTTCCAAAAATAGAATGTTTACCATCTAACCAAGGAGTAGCTTTGTGTGTAATAAAAAACTGACTCGAGTTTGTTTTAGGCCCAGAATTTGCCATTGACAATACCCCTGGAGCATCATGTTTATACAATAACCTACCTATGGAATCACTAGGAAACTCATCTGCAAATGCATATCCTGCATTTCCTCTACCTGTTCCTAAAGGATCTCCTCCCTGAATCATAAAATCTTTGATAACTCTATGAAACTTAGTTCCGTCATAAAACTTGGTACCTTTTAGCGAATCGGTCATTTTCGGATGTGTTCCTTCTGCTAAAGACACAAAATTAGCTACAGTCATAGGAACATCTTTTGCGTATAGTTTTAATAAAATGTCGCCTCTACTGGTTTTAACATCTGCATAAATTCCATTGTCTAAATCTGGATATTTAGCCGCCTTACATGCAGAAAATAAGATGGCAAAAACGATAAGGGTTTTTAAATACTTCATAATAAATAGTATATAGTAATTGGTTAACTAAAAAAACGAGTTCAAAAAATGAACTCGTTTTTTATTTTTTCTTAATAGAATTATTTTACTTCCAATAACTCCACTTCAAAGACTAATGCTGAAAATGGCTTGATTTTTTCTCCTCTCTTCTGCGCTCCATATGCCAACTCTTGAGGAATAAAAAATTTGTATTTTGATCCTGGTTTCATTAACTGTAAACCTTCTGTCCAACCTTTAATTACTTGGCCTACTCCAAATTCTGCTGGTTGTTTTCTTTCTACAGAGCTATCAAATACTTGACCATCTATGGTTGTTCCATGGTAATGAACCTTTACTCTTGAATTTGCCTTAGGTGTTTCTCCTTTACCTTCTTTTAAAACAACATACTGCAATCCACTATCGGTTGTTATTACCCCTTCCTTAGCTTTGTTCTCAGCTAAAAACTTTTCATTTTCTTTTTTATAATCTCCGAACTCTTTTTCAGCTTTGACAGCAGCCTCTTCTTGTTGCTTCTTAAATTTTTCTTCTTGTTGCTTTCTAAAGTATCCACTTATTACTTTACTAAGATCTTTTC from Tenacibaculum maritimum NCIMB 2154 includes the following:
- a CDS encoding FKBP-type peptidyl-prolyl cis-trans isomerase: MKVTKVLAGVALALAVVSCGKEGAVTKKSLTNEIDSVSYAIGLDMANKLKTNFNELNSELLIQGYKSGIDSTNLLIEGKDLSKVISGYFRKQQEEKFKKQQEEAAVKAEKEFGDYKKENEKFLAENKAKEGVITTDSGLQYVVLKEGKGETPKANSRVKVHYHGTTIDGQVFDSSVERKQPAEFGVGQVIKGWTEGLQLMKPGSKYKFFIPQELAYGAQKRGEKIKPFSALVFEVELLEVK
- a CDS encoding LTA synthase family protein, with product MFQKIPNYTKYIFSNVFFLFLYIFLFRIIFYFFFAKLEDASTQEISNAFLLGARFDLKLAVLIILPLAFLIFIINYRFFKHSFYEKASNIYLTLAYITITLFYVFDFGYYDYLDIRLDASSLRFLSNFKISSQVLLESYPVFKGLFLLALLSFAFYKFSQWIYKKFSNHHESNSQKAKAFFIIIPLLLLAFGIYNSITHYPLRWSQAFFSKNNHVNQFSLNPILYFFDSFKFRSESFDLNKTKQFYPVIAKQLNLPKDTLLFERKFLKKSEIQTQPNIVIVMLESVGVVPMSYYNNPILTTPKMDSIIKKSINFSNFFVHKAGTAGSVFASITGLPDIDGVRTASRNPMIIDQRIIFDQFNNYEKLYFLGGSANWANIRGVFQSNITNLKIFEEGSYATENRADVWGIDDYELFKESNKELEKIHKKGKPFIAYIQTATNHMPFTVPEKKETFTPLSNKDISSKELKKAGFDGIERLNALRYLDFNVAKFLTRAQQSGYYDNTIFLFFGDHNTSMRKTNSFAKEFDFDNIQLHHVPFFIHAPKYLKPQTISRYTKLVDIMPTAAGLANINYTNYTLGSNVLDSTSMNGSFAFLYKSIKGEPGVAILKDSLYYTKATVSNTTSLYNLNSKSFIDIKQKHPIIAQQLDSLINGFYHGTKYLYYNNKKTK
- a CDS encoding peptidylprolyl isomerase, with protein sequence MKYLKTLIVFAILFSACKAAKYPDLDNGIYADVKTSRGDILLKLYAKDVPMTVANFVSLAEGTHPKMTDSLKGTKFYDGTKFHRVIKDFMIQGGDPLGTGRGNAGYAFADEFPSDSIGRLLYKHDAPGVLSMANSGPKTNSSQFFITHKATPWLDGKHSIFGKVTSGQMVVDSIQQNDRIEHIHIIRIGKEAKKFDAAKVFEEELLNVEEKEKERQKKLEELKKKFQEKMGISKATKTDSGLRFLQIQEGKGKKVNPAQATTVNYTLYTAEGKKIDSTIDKGAPFTFTIDAMGMIAGWKEGVKMMREGEKARLFIPDYLGYGKRGAGPIPPSSDLIFEIEILKVGK
- a CDS encoding phosphatase PAP2 family protein, yielding MIENLLQRDRELLIYLNNLGSEQWDAFWLFITNQFNWIPLFAFIIYLIFKAFGWKKGGMLLLVLIIMVAFSDQYTNFIRGVFERLRPNNDITINHLLRPKLINPQSFSFTSGHATTSTAFSVFIILLLKKRYAKIKFLVFFPLIFAYSRIYLGVHFPVDIFCGAINGLLIGVIFYKVALFLIDKKLKTI